A portion of the SAR324 cluster bacterium genome contains these proteins:
- a CDS encoding sterol desaturase family protein, with translation MIEQVLEVWVLEWTSSFINPQKRIFWGYLLTATLIAFFWLRFVCSINLYQSCKVIFSKETWLSTSAKTDYLVMLLNSLLIIIISPGLLAKATVAYFVYDLFSIWLQGKQYFTVEPPQWIIALSFTSFLFVFDDFARYWVHRWLHTIPILWSFHKVHHSATSLNPFTIFRTHPIESIIFSTRSAIVQGLTTGLFFFLFGNQVSLLIILGASIFTFSFNALGSNLRHSPISIRYWESVEYVLMSPAQHHIHHSVAEEHRNKNYGVALSIWDWLFGTICLAKQNENYNYGLNNKTKEDVHDLKIIYLKPFKEVLSILRKGNPEKKKLSIVKY, from the coding sequence ATGATAGAACAAGTCTTAGAAGTTTGGGTTTTAGAATGGACTAGTTCGTTTATAAATCCCCAGAAGCGAATATTCTGGGGATACCTACTCACAGCAACACTAATTGCATTTTTCTGGTTAAGATTCGTATGTAGTATTAATTTATATCAGAGTTGTAAAGTTATATTTAGCAAAGAAACATGGTTATCTACATCAGCAAAAACAGATTACTTAGTAATGCTGTTAAATTCTTTGCTTATAATAATAATTTCACCGGGGTTACTAGCAAAAGCAACAGTTGCTTACTTTGTTTACGATCTTTTTTCAATTTGGCTACAAGGTAAACAATACTTCACAGTGGAACCACCACAATGGATAATTGCTTTAAGTTTCACTTCTTTTCTATTTGTGTTTGATGACTTTGCGAGATATTGGGTACATAGATGGCTACATACGATACCAATATTATGGTCCTTTCATAAAGTTCATCACTCCGCAACAAGTCTAAATCCCTTCACAATATTCCGAACACATCCAATTGAAAGTATAATTTTTTCAACAAGAAGTGCAATAGTGCAGGGATTGACAACGGGACTCTTTTTTTTTCTGTTTGGGAATCAAGTCAGCCTACTAATTATCTTAGGTGCATCAATATTTACTTTCAGTTTTAATGCGCTGGGATCCAATTTAAGGCATAGTCCAATTTCAATACGTTATTGGGAATCTGTTGAATACGTATTGATGTCACCTGCTCAACACCATATTCATCATTCTGTTGCTGAAGAACACAGAAATAAAAATTATGGGGTTGCCTTATCTATTTGGGATTGGTTGTTTGGGACTATATGTTTGGCTAAACAAAATGAAAATTACAACTATGGACTGAATAATAAGACTAAAGAAGATGTACATGATTTGAAAATTATTTATTTGAAACCTTTCAAAGAAGTTTTATCAATTTTGAGGAAAGGAAATCCGGAAAAGAAAAAATTAAGTATTGTGAAATATTAA
- a CDS encoding Fe(3+) ABC transporter substrate-binding protein, with translation MRNLLILIKLFCLIQISVPVQGAEKVVNIYSARKEELILPLLEMFKKETGIGYKLITGKADGLLKRLEIEGKLSPADVFITVDAGRLQRAKDAGVLQPVQNAKFINKIPKNLRDDENYWFGLSQRSRTIIYNKKQVDSRKLSTYEDLANTKWKGQLCIRSSTNIYNQSLVASMIVANGITKSEKWARGLVKNFARPPAGGDTDLLKATAAGQCNIALANTYYLGRMKNSKSEQTRKVAENLVVFWPNQSDKDRGAHVNISGAGITKYSNNVEYGKALLEYLVKDESQRWYAEVNNEYPVVDGVMMSDTLKEFGNFKADSINLSKLGEMNGEAVKLMDRAGWK, from the coding sequence ATGAGGAATTTACTTATATTGATTAAATTGTTTTGCTTAATCCAAATTTCAGTACCAGTACAGGGAGCAGAAAAAGTAGTCAACATTTATTCAGCTCGAAAGGAAGAGTTAATCCTGCCACTTTTAGAAATGTTTAAGAAAGAAACAGGCATTGGATACAAGCTAATTACCGGAAAAGCGGATGGATTACTGAAGAGACTTGAAATAGAAGGAAAGCTAAGTCCTGCAGATGTTTTCATAACTGTTGATGCAGGTCGTCTACAGAGAGCAAAGGATGCTGGTGTTCTTCAACCTGTACAAAACGCTAAATTTATAAATAAAATACCAAAAAATCTTCGAGATGATGAAAATTATTGGTTTGGTCTTTCACAGCGATCGCGAACGATTATTTATAATAAAAAACAGGTAGATTCACGAAAACTCAGTACTTATGAAGATCTAGCGAATACAAAGTGGAAAGGCCAACTTTGCATTAGATCCTCAACAAATATCTACAACCAGTCATTGGTAGCGTCAATGATTGTTGCAAATGGAATTACGAAGTCAGAAAAATGGGCAAGAGGGCTTGTAAAAAATTTTGCTAGACCCCCAGCTGGTGGTGATACTGATCTTTTGAAGGCAACTGCAGCAGGGCAATGCAATATCGCATTAGCAAATACATATTACCTAGGTCGAATGAAAAATAGTAAATCAGAGCAGACACGTAAAGTTGCAGAGAATTTAGTGGTATTCTGGCCTAATCAGAGTGATAAAGATCGAGGAGCACATGTAAACATCAGTGGAGCAGGCATTACCAAATATTCGAATAATGTCGAGTATGGAAAAGCTTTGCTTGAATACTTAGTGAAAGATGAGTCTCAAAGATGGTATGCTGAGGTAAATAATGAATATCCTGTTGTTGATGGTGTAATGATGTCAGATACATTAAAAGAATTTGGCAATTTCAAGGCTGATTCAATAAATTTATCAAAATTAGGTGAAATGAATGGGGAAGCTGTGAAACTCATGGACCGAGCGGGATGGAAGTAA
- a CDS encoding iron ABC transporter permease encodes MKSTRKKFWFGYALILFSIILLPVYTILIEVFDASNDNWEHIKETVLQDYVINSLILTLGVSFGSLLLGIPTAWLTAVCSFPLKKIIVLLLILPMAMPSYIIAYTYTGIFDFAGPVQSTIRNYMGWDYGDYFFPEIRSIGGAVVMFSLVLYPYVYLLARATFLNQSANFIEISRLLNSGPWKSFLNVAVPLARPAILVGLSLVLMETLADYGTVSYFGVSVFTTGIFKTWFGLGDYSTAAKMAALLLIFIFVLIATERYSRKRIKYYNSIGVRTKFSEYKLKNFEVFIVYITCSIPIVFGFFVPIIQLLIWSSSAWNNILSIGFTELIYNSVLLASVASIISLLIAFSLNYCQRIIPTFTMNLIVRLVSMGYALPGTIIAIGIITPLAFIDHKFDELFGSLFSTSYGLIFSGSLFAVQFAYLVRFLSISVNTVESGLEKIRPNMDKASQTLGITSEKTFLRIHLPILKVSILTSILLVFVDVIKELPATLILRPFDFNTLAVKAYELASDERLVDASIPSVAIVLAGLLPLILINNSINNYQT; translated from the coding sequence ATGAAATCAACTAGGAAGAAATTTTGGTTTGGTTATGCTTTAATTCTATTTTCAATTATTTTGTTACCAGTTTATACAATATTGATTGAGGTGTTTGATGCTTCAAACGATAATTGGGAACATATAAAAGAAACTGTTTTACAAGATTATGTAATTAATTCCTTGATTTTAACTTTGGGTGTAAGTTTTGGAAGTTTGTTATTGGGGATTCCAACAGCATGGTTAACTGCAGTATGTAGTTTCCCACTAAAAAAGATTATTGTACTGTTATTAATATTACCTATGGCAATGCCATCTTATATTATTGCCTACACATATACTGGAATATTTGATTTCGCAGGACCAGTTCAATCCACTATTAGAAATTATATGGGTTGGGACTATGGAGATTATTTTTTCCCAGAGATTCGTTCAATTGGTGGCGCTGTCGTTATGTTTTCACTTGTTTTGTATCCATACGTTTACTTGTTAGCCAGAGCAACTTTTTTGAATCAATCAGCTAATTTTATTGAGATTTCAAGACTTTTGAACAGCGGACCTTGGAAGTCTTTCTTGAATGTTGCAGTCCCTTTAGCTAGACCAGCAATATTGGTTGGATTATCATTAGTATTAATGGAGACTCTCGCTGACTATGGTACAGTTTCTTATTTCGGTGTAAGCGTTTTTACTACAGGAATATTCAAAACATGGTTTGGGTTGGGAGATTATTCAACCGCTGCCAAAATGGCAGCATTATTATTAATCTTTATTTTCGTTTTGATAGCTACTGAAAGGTATTCGAGGAAAAGAATTAAGTATTATAACTCTATCGGAGTAAGAACTAAGTTTTCTGAATATAAATTGAAAAATTTCGAGGTTTTCATTGTTTATATTACGTGTTCTATCCCAATAGTATTTGGATTTTTTGTACCAATTATACAATTATTAATCTGGTCATCTTCAGCTTGGAACAATATATTAAGTATTGGTTTCACTGAATTAATTTATAACAGTGTTCTACTTGCCTCCGTTGCATCAATAATTTCTCTATTAATAGCGTTCTCTTTGAACTACTGCCAAAGAATTATCCCAACATTCACCATGAATTTAATTGTTCGTCTTGTTTCTATGGGATATGCGCTACCTGGGACTATAATAGCTATTGGAATAATCACTCCATTAGCTTTTATCGACCACAAGTTTGATGAACTTTTTGGTTCTCTCTTTAGCACGTCATACGGATTGATTTTTAGTGGTTCATTGTTTGCTGTTCAATTTGCTTATTTGGTAAGATTTCTCTCAATTAGTGTTAATACTGTTGAATCTGGACTTGAAAAAATACGTCCAAACATGGACAAAGCATCACAAACTCTAGGAATTACAAGTGAAAAAACATTTCTTCGTATACATCTTCCAATCTTAAAAGTTTCTATTCTCACATCAATACTTTTAGTTTTCGTTGATGTAATTAAAGAATTGCCAGCCACACTTATCCTTAGGCCATTTGATTTCAATACATTAGCAGTAAAAGCTTATGAACTAGCATCAGATGAAAGATTGGTTGATGCTTCAATTCCATCTGTTGCCATTGTCTTAGCAGGCCTTCTTCCCCTAATTTTAATTAATAATTCAATTAATAATTACCAGACCTAA
- a CDS encoding metal-dependent transcriptional regulator encodes MSEKQSTVIEEYLLLLYHLRDAGEKLKSVTLAQRLKTKPPTVHATLQRMQRDGLVKFDKKKEILFTAEGESYAKDIAFRHNLAEYFLCNTLEIPWYEVHKHAHLLEHAMTPTVVEKLAKFLNYPEKCPHGTPMPGFSLPAGNFTLDNTPEDTIVEILMISEELEDSEEILQSLHQQNVVPGQTHKFLYKSNDLLTVNLEQDKTKIIIPLHVATKIYVISTDPVLKVQ; translated from the coding sequence ATGTCAGAAAAACAATCAACAGTTATTGAAGAGTATCTACTTTTGTTATACCATTTAAGAGATGCTGGTGAAAAATTGAAAAGTGTCACACTTGCACAAAGGTTAAAGACGAAACCCCCCACAGTTCATGCAACTTTACAAAGAATGCAAAGAGATGGTTTAGTCAAATTCGATAAGAAGAAAGAAATCTTATTTACTGCTGAAGGTGAAAGTTACGCTAAAGATATTGCTTTCAGACATAATTTAGCCGAGTATTTTTTGTGCAATACACTCGAAATACCCTGGTATGAAGTTCACAAACATGCACATCTTCTCGAGCATGCTATGACCCCTACAGTAGTTGAAAAATTAGCAAAATTTCTAAATTATCCTGAAAAATGTCCCCACGGTACTCCTATGCCAGGTTTCTCACTTCCAGCTGGGAACTTTACTTTGGACAATACTCCGGAAGATACTATTGTTGAAATTTTAATGATTTCTGAAGAACTAGAAGATTCTGAAGAAATATTACAATCCCTTCATCAACAAAATGTAGTACCAGGGCAAACACACAAGTTCCTTTATAAATCAAATGACTTGTTAACTGTCAATTTAGAACAAGATAAAACAAAAATAATCATACCACTCCATGTTGCTACAAAAATTTATGTTATTAGTACTGATCCAGTTCTTAAAGTTCAGTAA